In Microbacterium binotii, one DNA window encodes the following:
- the proB gene encoding glutamate 5-kinase gives MSVSSRADLPAARRLVVKVGSSSISGDNAVNIQPLVKALAAAHGRGTEVVLVSSGAIATGMPFLALDARPSDLATQQAAAAVGQNILVYRYQEALRPFAVVAGQVLLTAGDLENPTHRSNARRAMERLLGLRILPIVNENDTVATHEIRFGDNDRLAALVAQLISADALVLLSDIACLYTRPPDEPGARPIAEVPYGDDLSGYEFGSVVVNSVGTGGAATKVSAARLAAAAGVAVLVTSIDLVESALGGDEVGTWFAPNPHPVEHPLTGPVLTRR, from the coding sequence GTGAGCGTGAGCTCGCGCGCCGACCTGCCCGCGGCCAGGCGCCTCGTCGTCAAGGTGGGCTCGTCGTCGATCAGCGGCGACAACGCGGTGAACATCCAGCCGCTCGTGAAGGCTCTTGCCGCCGCGCACGGTCGTGGCACCGAGGTCGTCCTGGTCTCGTCGGGGGCGATCGCGACCGGGATGCCCTTCCTCGCGCTCGATGCCAGGCCCTCCGACCTGGCCACGCAGCAGGCTGCCGCTGCGGTGGGCCAGAACATCCTCGTCTACCGCTACCAAGAGGCACTGCGTCCCTTCGCCGTGGTGGCGGGGCAGGTGCTGCTGACGGCGGGTGACCTGGAGAATCCGACCCATCGCTCCAATGCCCGCCGGGCGATGGAGCGTCTTCTCGGCCTGCGCATCCTGCCGATCGTCAACGAGAACGACACCGTCGCCACCCACGAGATCCGCTTCGGCGACAACGACCGTCTCGCCGCCCTGGTGGCCCAGCTCATCAGCGCAGACGCTCTCGTCCTGCTCAGCGACATCGCCTGCCTGTACACGCGGCCGCCGGACGAGCCCGGGGCGCGGCCGATCGCCGAGGTGCCGTATGGTGACGATCTTTCGGGCTATGAGTTCGGTTCCGTCGTCGTGAACAGTGTCGGGACCGGGGGAGCGGCCACGAAGGTCTCGGCCGCTCGGCTCGCCGCCGCCGCCGGTGTGGCCGTGCTGGTGACGAGCATCGACCTCGTCGAGTCCGCGCTCGGCGGCGACGAGGTCGGCACATGGTTCGCGCCGAATCCGCATCCGGTGGAGCACCCGCTGACCGGACCGGTGCTGACGCGTCGCTAA
- the obgE gene encoding GTPase ObgE, producing MVTFVDRVTLHLRAGKGGNGCVSVRREKFKPLAGPDGGNGGNGGDIVLVADPQVTTLLSYHHSPHRTAENGGFGMGDNRSGAMGEPIELPVPVGTVVKDEDGTVLADMVEPGIRFVVAPGGRGGLGNAALATTKRKAPGFALLGTPGWEGDVRLELKTVADVALVGYPSAGKSSLIAAVSAARPKIADYPFTTLHPNLGVVQAGDVRFTVADVPGLIEGASDGRGLGLEFLRHVERCTALVHVLDCATLEPGRDPLSDLDVILAELAAYEVPEGQVPLLERPQVVALNKVDVPEARDLADLVRPDLEERGYRVFEISTVSRAGLRELTFALGEIVEKHRAEVAAEPAPERIIIRPKGSEKEFSVRVEGGTYGPVYRVLGEKPVRWVQQTDFQNEEAVGFLADRLDKLGVEDELFRAGATPGATVVIGEGDSVVFDWHPSLSSAAELMTAPRGTDPRFNLDGRRTTNQRRERYHERMDAKAAARAELEAERIREGDE from the coding sequence ATGGTCACGTTCGTCGATCGAGTGACGCTTCACCTGCGCGCGGGCAAGGGCGGCAACGGCTGCGTGTCGGTGCGCCGTGAGAAGTTCAAGCCGCTCGCCGGCCCCGACGGCGGCAACGGCGGCAACGGCGGAGACATCGTCCTCGTCGCCGACCCGCAGGTGACCACGCTCCTGTCGTATCACCACTCGCCGCACCGCACGGCCGAGAACGGCGGATTCGGGATGGGTGACAACCGTTCCGGCGCGATGGGCGAGCCCATCGAGCTGCCTGTGCCGGTCGGCACCGTCGTGAAGGACGAGGACGGCACCGTCCTGGCCGACATGGTCGAGCCCGGCATCCGTTTCGTCGTCGCGCCCGGTGGACGCGGCGGACTGGGGAACGCGGCGCTGGCGACCACCAAGCGCAAAGCCCCCGGCTTCGCTCTGCTGGGCACCCCCGGATGGGAGGGGGACGTCCGTCTCGAGCTGAAGACCGTCGCCGACGTCGCCCTGGTGGGCTACCCCTCGGCGGGCAAGTCCAGCCTCATCGCCGCGGTGTCCGCAGCTCGACCGAAGATCGCCGACTACCCGTTCACCACGCTGCATCCGAACCTCGGTGTCGTGCAGGCCGGGGACGTCCGCTTCACCGTCGCCGACGTGCCCGGACTCATCGAGGGCGCGAGTGACGGTCGTGGACTCGGGCTCGAGTTCCTGCGTCACGTCGAGCGGTGCACCGCGCTGGTCCACGTACTCGACTGCGCCACCCTGGAGCCCGGCCGCGACCCGTTGTCGGATCTCGACGTCATCCTCGCCGAGCTCGCCGCCTACGAGGTCCCCGAGGGCCAGGTTCCGCTCCTGGAGCGCCCGCAGGTCGTCGCGCTGAACAAGGTCGACGTGCCCGAGGCGCGTGATCTCGCCGACCTGGTGCGCCCCGATCTCGAGGAGCGCGGCTACCGCGTGTTCGAGATCTCCACGGTGAGCCGCGCGGGTCTGCGAGAGCTCACCTTCGCGCTCGGCGAGATCGTCGAGAAGCACCGTGCCGAGGTCGCCGCTGAGCCGGCGCCCGAGCGCATCATCATCCGGCCCAAGGGGTCCGAGAAGGAGTTCTCGGTGCGCGTCGAGGGCGGCACGTACGGCCCGGTGTACCGCGTTCTCGGCGAGAAGCCGGTGCGGTGGGTGCAGCAGACGGACTTCCAGAACGAAGAGGCCGTCGGCTTCCTCGCCGACCGGCTCGACAAGCTGGGCGTCGAAGACGAACTGTTCCGTGCCGGGGCGACGCCGGGCGCGACCGTCGTCATCGGCGAGGGCGACAGCGTGGTGTTCGACTGGCATCCGTCGTTGTCGTCGGCCGCGGAGCTCATGACGGCTCCGCGCGGCACCGATCCGCGCTTCAACCTCGACGGGCGCCGCACGACCAACCAGCGCCGTGAGCGCTACCACGAGCGGATGGACGCCAAGGCCGCCGCCCGCGCCGAGCTGGAGGCAGAGCGCATCCGCGAGGGCGACGAGTGA
- the rpmA gene encoding 50S ribosomal protein L27 has translation MAHKKGASSTRNGRDSNAQRLGVKRFGGQVVNAGEIIVRQRGTHFHPGANVGRGGDDTLFALSAGAVQFGTKGGRKVVNIVGAAE, from the coding sequence ATGGCACACAAAAAGGGCGCGAGCTCGACTCGTAACGGTCGTGACTCGAACGCACAGCGCCTCGGCGTGAAGCGCTTCGGCGGCCAGGTCGTCAACGCGGGCGAGATCATCGTCCGTCAGCGCGGCACGCACTTCCACCCGGGCGCCAATGTCGGCCGCGGTGGCGACGACACGCTGTTCGCACTGTCGGCCGGCGCCGTGCAGTTCGGCACCAAGGGCGGCCGCAAGGTCGTCAACATCGTGGGCGCCGCGGAGTAA
- the rplU gene encoding 50S ribosomal protein L21: MVYAVVRAGGRQEKVEVGTIVVLDRQQAKIGETLELPAVLLVDGDAVTTDAAKLAKVTVTAEVLGEERGPKIVIQKFKNKTGYKKRQGHRQDLTRVKVTGIK; encoded by the coding sequence GTGGTTTACGCAGTTGTGCGCGCCGGCGGCCGGCAGGAAAAGGTCGAGGTCGGCACGATCGTCGTTCTCGACCGCCAGCAGGCGAAGATCGGCGAGACCCTCGAGCTGCCGGCCGTCCTGCTCGTCGACGGCGACGCGGTCACGACCGACGCGGCGAAGCTCGCCAAGGTGACGGTCACCGCCGAGGTCCTCGGTGAGGAGCGCGGCCCGAAGATCGTGATCCAGAAGTTCAAGAACAAGACCGGTTACAAGAAGCGCCAGGGTCACCGTCAGGACCTCACGCGCGTCAAGGTCACCGGCATCAAGTAA
- a CDS encoding DUF4031 domain-containing protein, translating into MAILIDDPRWPAHGRLWSHLISDSDLDELHAFAAANGIPRRGFDVDHYDVPDDAHERLVSAGARAVDGHTLVRALIASGLRVTARERRGR; encoded by the coding sequence ATGGCGATCCTCATCGACGACCCTCGCTGGCCCGCTCACGGACGCCTGTGGTCGCACCTGATCAGTGACAGCGACCTCGATGAGCTCCACGCCTTCGCCGCGGCCAACGGCATCCCCCGACGGGGTTTCGATGTCGATCATTACGACGTCCCCGACGACGCGCACGAGCGCCTCGTGTCCGCGGGGGCGCGCGCCGTCGACGGCCACACTCTCGTTCGCGCGTTGATCGCCTCAGGACTGCGTGTCACCGCCCGCGAACGTCGCGGACGGTGA